The DNA region CCGTGACCTCCAGCGAATAGTCGCGGATGCCCGCCGCCCGGTTGGCCTGCGAAATGGTCGCCGTGTAGGTGCCCGGCCCAAGCCGAGCGGTGGCCTCCGACGCCGATTCCTTCGACCGGATGGTCGTCACCACCTCGTTCCGGTCGTTGCGGATCTCGACGTTGGTGAAGGTGTCGTTGACCTTGAAATTGAACTCGCCGGCCTTGCTGACCGTGAAGGTCTGGGTGTCGGCGTTGGCTCCGTCGGCCCCGATCTTGGTCGTCTGCCCCTTCAACTGCGCGAAGGAACTGTTCGACAGGTTCGGGACATAGGTGGCGGCGGTCACATCCGACATGGCGGTCACTCCCCGGCGGCGCGGACGGAAAAGGTTCTTCTGCTGCCGGGGAGAGTAGCGCGAACTACCAATTCCGTCAAATTTCGGGCCGGAATTTCGCGGATAGGATGCGGAGCGGGAGCGATTATCCGCCCCCGCCCCGCGGCGTCGACGGTTACTCCAGCCCTTCGAACAGGGCGGTCGACAGGTAGCGCTCGGCGAAGGACGGCAGGATCACGACGATCTGCTTGCCCTCGTTCTCGGGACGGGCGCCGACTTCCAGCGCCGCGGCGAGCGCCGCGCCCGACGAAATGCCGACCGGAACGCCTTCCAGACGGGCGACCTTGCGGGCGGTTTCGAAGGCACGCTGGTTGGAGATGCGCACCACCTCGTCGATCAGCTCCTTCTTCAGGATGTCGGGAACGAAGCCGGCGCCGATGCCCTGGATCTTGTGCGGGCCCGGCATGCCGCCGGACAGCACCGGGCTGTCCTCCGGCTCCACCGCCACGGCCTTGAAGGACGGCTTGCGCGACTTGATGACCTCGGCGGTGCCGGTCAGGGTGCCGCCGGTGCCGACGCCGGAGATCAGGAAATCGACCTGGCCGTCGGTGTCCTTCCAGATTTCCTCCGCCGTGGTGACGCGGTGGACGGCCGGGTTGGCGGTGTTCTTGAACTGCTGCAGCAGATAGGCGTTCGGGTCGGCGGCCAGGATCTCCTCCGCCTTGCGGATGGCGCCCTTCATGCCTTCCGACGCCGGGGTCAGCACCAGTTCGGCGCCCAGCAGCTTCAGCATCTTGCGCCGCTCGACCGACATGCTTTCCGGCATGGTCAGGATCAGCTTGTAGCCCTTGGCGGCGGCGACGAAGGCCAGCGCGATGCCGGTGTTGCCGGAGGTGGGCTCGACCAGGGTCGTGCGGCCGGGGGCGATGGTGCCGGCGGCCTCCGCAGCCTCGATCATGGCGCTGCCGATGCGGTCCTTGACGCTGGCCAGCGGGTTGAAGAACTCCAGCTTGCCGATGATCTGGGCCTTGACCCCGGCATCCTCGGCGAGGCGGTTCAGCCGCACCAGCGGCGTGGCGCCGATCGTATCGAGGATGCTGTCATAGATCTTGCCACGGAATTCGGGTGCAGCCATGATTCCACCTCTTGGATTTGTGTTATAAGTGAGTTCAACACCCCGGGCAGAGCATTATCCAGCACGGGTGGCCTGTCAAACGGGAAGTGGGGTCGCCGGGCCGTCCGTACGACCCCGCCGGCTCGGTTCAAGTCCCGGCCGAGGTTTCAGCCGAAGCTTCAGCCGAAGCTTCAGATCGTGAAGTCGATCCGGTCCTCGGTCTCGCTCTCCACCCCGGCGCGGCGGGCGCGCATGCACAGATCCTCCACCGTGATGGTGTCGAGCTTCGCCATGCATTCCTCCTGCAGCTCGCCCCACAGCGGACGCACGACCTGATGGCCGAGGATCGAGCCCGCCGGCTCCTCGATCGGGTCGGTGGCGGTTTCCATCGACCGGACCACCCGCACGATCTCGCCCAGCGTGATCCGCCGCCGCTCGCGCGCCAGCCGGTAACCGCCGCGCGGCCCCCGCACGCCGGCCAGCACGCCTTCGCGCACCAGCTGCTGCAGCACCTGCTCCAGGTAGCGCTTCGGGATGCCCTGGCGCCGGGTGATCTCCCCGGACTGCACCGGCTCGGTGCCCGCGTTGTAGGCGATGTCGAGGACCGCCTCGATGGCGAACATCAGCTTCTTGGAGATGCGGAGCATCACGAGCGACTCCCGGTGTTCTGACAGTGCATGCCGCGGCAGCAAGGAAACCGACGGATCCCGCGGGCACCGGCCTCGTACCGGTCCGCAGGTGGAAACTCCGTCATCCCCCTCATTCCCGCCTGTTGGTTAAGGAGTGTTTTACACCTCCAACGCGGGAATTCACAACAGGATTTGTCCCAGACAGACTCGGGAAAATGGCATCCTACACACACCGCATGTCCGGCAGCGCCACCGTCATCGCACGGCGGTCCAGGCCACCTCCCCGAGATCCTCGCGGAAGGCGAAGCGCTTCAGATGGTCGATCACCACCTCCTGCATGCGCTCCAGCTGTGCGGCATCCTCGACCTCGATGGTCAGCGTCAGCCCTTCGCCGTCCGCCGCCATCCGGCAGCGGCGGTCGGGAGAGAAGGGCACCAGGCCCTGGTTCTCGTCATGGACGACCTCGAACTTGTGCGCCCAGTGCTTGCACAGTTGGGTCATGTAGCGGCGGCCATTGGCGGTCTTGATGCGGGCGGTCGCGATACGGGCGGTCGATGCAGCCATGCTCTTCGCCTCCTCCATGGTCAGGTCCGTTCGACCGCGCGGGCGGCGGCGTCGATGGCATCGGCGATGGCCTGGATCTGCTCCGCCGACAGGTCGCCGCGCGACAGCCGCAACCGCAGGGCCAGCTTGAAGTTCTCGACGGCGCGGACGATCTGCGGCGAGGATTCGCGCTGCTGACAGGCCTTCGCGCGGGCGATCCGCTCGCGCACCGCGGCAACGGCGGGCTCCGCCGCCTTCAGCGCCTCCGTCCCTTCGGGCGTGATCTCATAGAGCTTCTTGTTGCCTTCGGTTGATGCGACGCGGATATGGCCTTGCTCCTCCAACAGCGTCAGCGTCGGATAGATCACGCCGGGGCTGGGGCTGTAGGCGCCGCCGACCATCTCCTCAATCGTCTTGATCAGGTCGTAGCCGGAGCGCGGCTTTTCCGCGATCAGCCAGGACAGGACAAGGCGCAGGTCGCCATGGTCGAAGACACGCCGCTCTCCCCGGCCGCCCCGGCGACCCCCGAAGCCGCCGCCCCGGCCGCCGCCGAAGCCTTCCCGGCCGCCACGATGCCCATGGCGTCCGCGCCCGTCCGACGCCTCGTCGTCGAAATCCGGACGCGAGAAGCGGCACCCATGGCCGCGAAACAGATGACGAAGCATGGAACCCTCTTCCGATGCAGTTTCGATATAACGAAATCTTAGATATATCGGAACCCGCTCTCAGACAAGGGGTGCGCTCCGGCGAACGCACATGCTCCCCGACAATACGCGGTCGCCAGCAAATCACTGTCACCCGCCCTGCGGAGGGGCTATAACCGACGCCCCGGCTTTGCTTTCGCGCGTGTGTGACCTGATGCCCCTTCGGATCGAGACCTTTTCCAACGTCACCGGCGGTTCCAGCTTTTTCAAGGCGGTGGGCCATCCCCTGGCGGCGCCCAAGGCTGCGATCCTGATCGCGCGCCTGGCCTCCTACGGCCCGGTGGCCGTCTATGATCCGCTGGGCCTTCTTTCAGGGCTGGCGGAGTTCTACGACCTGTCGGCGGTGCCGGTCTGCGGCATCTACGTCCAGGACGTGGAGCAGGTGGGGAAGGAGGTGTTCGGCCACGCCGCCCGCCCGGTGACCGACCTGCCGGCCAGCGGCGCCCGCACCGTCTTCATCGTCGCCTTCGACTCTCAGCGCCTGGAAGGCCACATCGCCCACCTGATCCCGAAACAGGCGGGCGTCGTCTCGCTGGACGCCATGCGCGTGCCGGAAGACATGCTGAACGATCCCGGCCATTACCTGTCGAAGTTCAACTGGGCGACCAATTTCGCCTGGTTCCGCGACGGCGACGGCCACCACACGCGCGTGGTGTCGGCCAACTACTGGCCGCGCTACGGCGCCAAGGGCACCCGGCTGTGGGCCTGCCTGTTCGACGGCGAAGGACGCCCGATCGCCGACTGGACGGAGCCGATGCCGCCGACCGACGGCACCGTCGTGATCGACAGCCGGCAGATTCGCGAACGCTTCGGCCTGTCGGACTTCTGCGGGTCGCTGTTCCTGCACATCATCGGCGCCGCCGGGCATGACGTGGTCAAATACGCCCTCGACACCTATGGCGACGACGACACGGTGCTGTCCTGCACCCACGACGCCAACGCCTGGCCGGCCGACCTCTATGCCGGCCTGCCCGCCCCGCGCGAGGGAGAGCGGGTGTCGTTGTGGATCCAGAACAGCCATCCCACCCCGATCCCGGCGGGGGCGGTCGGGCTGAACCTGATGGGGTCTCCGGAAATCCGCGTGCTCGACCGCGCCGTCCCCGCCTTCGCCACCGTCGAACTGGACACCGCCAGCCTGTTCCCCGAAGCGCGCTGGCCCCAGCAGTTCGAGGTGCAGGCCGGCAGGCATTTCGTCCGCCCGCGCTACGAGATCGTCGCCGCCGACGGCCGCCGCCGCATGGCCCACGCCAATGTGGAGCGCACCGACCTCAAGCCCGACCCCAAGCTGCCGCTGCTGACCGGCGGCGCGGTGGACAAGGGCGTGGTCGGCAAGGGCCACATCCTGCCGGCGCCGCTGCTGCCGATGGGCCGCTGGCGCACCATCCTGCTGCCGACGCCGATGAGCACGGCGCAGACCGAGCTGCCGGTGAAGGCCGTCGTCTACGACCGCAACGGCGCCGCGGTGGCCGAACACCGCTTCGGCAACCTGAAGCGGTCCGACAGCGTGGCGCTGGACGTGACTGGGCTGGTCGCCGACAAGGCGGTCGCCGACGGCTGGGGCCATGTCGAACTGGTCTATGATTTTGAAGCCGGAACGGTTGCCGACGGCTGGCTGCACGCGCTGGTCCGTTACGAGGACGTAAACACCGGCCATGTGGCGGAGACCAGCTTCGGCAGCCACATGTTCAACATGGCGATGATCTACCGCGACGAACCGCAGAGCTACCATGGCCGTCCGCCCGGCCTGTCGACCCGCCTGTTCCTGCGGCTGGGCACCGCCCCGTGGGACACGCTCTGCCACCTCGTCTACCCTGCCTCGACGCAATGGCATGCCCTGTCGGACACCAAGCTGATCCTGCGCCGCCGCGACGGCGTGGAGGTGGCGCGGAAGCAGTTGGAGATTCCCTGCGGCGGCTCGCGTTTCTGGCGCTATCACGAGATGTTTTCGGAAGCGGAACGGATTGCCGCGGGCGACCACGCCTATGTGCTGATCCGCGACACCACCTGCCGCCTGTTCGGCTACCATGGCTGCCTTGCGGGTGACAGCGCCTTCAGCCTCGACCATATGTTCGGCTTCTAGAACCGTTTTAATCACGACTCCCCTTCGCCGGGATTTTGCGGGATCACGTTCATGGCCACCACGCACCACACCAAGGTCCTCATCATCGGCGCCGGCCCGGCCGGCTACACCGCCGCCATCTACGCCGCGCGCGCCAACCTGGAACCCCTGATGGTCCAGGGCATGCAGCCGGGCGGCCAGCTGATGATCACCACCGATGTGGAGAATTTCCCCGGCTTTGCCGATCCGATCCAGGGCCCCTGGCTGATGGAGCAGATGCAGAAGCAGGCGGAGCATGTCGGCACGAAGATGGTGTTCGACCTGATCACCGACGTCGACTTCACCCGGCGGCCCTTCGTCTGCAAGGGCGACAGCGGCGACACCTACACCGCCGACAGCGTCATCATCGCCACCGGCGCCCAGGCGCGCTGGCTCGGCATCCCGACCGAGGAGATCTACCGCGGCTTCGGCGTGTCGGCCTGCGCCACCTGCGACGGCTTCTTCTTCCGCGGCAAGGAGGTCGCGGTCATCGGCGGCGGCAACTCCGCGGTGGAGGAGGCGCTGTACCTGACCAACCACGCCACCAAGGTGACGGTCATCCACCGCCGCGACAGCTTCCGAGCCGAACGCATCATGCAGGACCGCCTGTTCCGCCACCCGAAGATCGAGGTGGTATGGGACAGCACGGTCGAGGAGATCGTCGGCGAGGGCGACGGGACGATGGGCAACCCGCGCGCGGTCACCGGCGTGC from Azospirillum ramasamyi includes:
- the cysK gene encoding cysteine synthase A, translated to MAAPEFRGKIYDSILDTIGATPLVRLNRLAEDAGVKAQIIGKLEFFNPLASVKDRIGSAMIEAAEAAGTIAPGRTTLVEPTSGNTGIALAFVAAAKGYKLILTMPESMSVERRKMLKLLGAELVLTPASEGMKGAIRKAEEILAADPNAYLLQQFKNTANPAVHRVTTAEEIWKDTDGQVDFLISGVGTGGTLTGTAEVIKSRKPSFKAVAVEPEDSPVLSGGMPGPHKIQGIGAGFVPDILKKELIDEVVRISNQRAFETARKVARLEGVPVGISSGAALAAALEVGARPENEGKQIVVILPSFAERYLSTALFEGLE
- a CDS encoding RrF2 family transcriptional regulator translates to MLRISKKLMFAIEAVLDIAYNAGTEPVQSGEITRRQGIPKRYLEQVLQQLVREGVLAGVRGPRGGYRLARERRRITLGEIVRVVRSMETATDPIEEPAGSILGHQVVRPLWGELQEECMAKLDTITVEDLCMRARRAGVESETEDRIDFTI
- a CDS encoding DUF2218 domain-containing protein, with amino-acid sequence MAASTARIATARIKTANGRRYMTQLCKHWAHKFEVVHDENQGLVPFSPDRRCRMAADGEGLTLTIEVEDAAQLERMQEVVIDHLKRFAFREDLGEVAWTAVR
- a CDS encoding PadR family transcriptional regulator, with the translated sequence MLRHLFRGHGCRFSRPDFDDEASDGRGRHGHRGGREGFGGGRGGGFGGRRGGRGERRVFDHGDLRLVLSWLIAEKPRSGYDLIKTIEEMVGGAYSPSPGVIYPTLTLLEEQGHIRVASTEGNKKLYEITPEGTEALKAAEPAVAAVRERIARAKACQQRESSPQIVRAVENFKLALRLRLSRGDLSAEQIQAIADAIDAAARAVERT
- the trxB gene encoding thioredoxin-disulfide reductase; translated protein: MATTHHTKVLIIGAGPAGYTAAIYAARANLEPLMVQGMQPGGQLMITTDVENFPGFADPIQGPWLMEQMQKQAEHVGTKMVFDLITDVDFTRRPFVCKGDSGDTYTADSVIIATGAQARWLGIPTEEIYRGFGVSACATCDGFFFRGKEVAVIGGGNSAVEEALYLTNHATKVTVIHRRDSFRAERIMQDRLFRHPKIEVVWDSTVEEIVGEGDGTMGNPRAVTGVRVKNVKSGEERVIPVAGVFVAIGHVPATGIFQGKVKMDESGYIITAPDSTATDIPGVFAAGDVKDKIYRQAVTAAGMGCMAALEAERWLAHHEPAAGAHGDPSPAGTW